The Lentzea guizhouensis genome contains a region encoding:
- the pnuC gene encoding nicotinamide riboside transporter PnuC, with translation MSPIEVAGFVTGALCVWLVARQNPWNWPIGIANNIAFLVLFWGSGLYADSGLQVVYMVLAVYGWWAWVRGGEQHSTLKVGRTTTNQWITLAVTGVAGTALLHWILISFTQSTVPFWDAITTVLSLLATWGQARKKVECWWLWIAADVIYVPLYAYKELYLTAVLYVGFMVLCVIGLRNWTKDLKDEVRV, from the coding sequence GTGTCACCCATTGAGGTTGCAGGCTTCGTCACCGGCGCACTCTGCGTGTGGCTGGTCGCCCGCCAGAACCCCTGGAACTGGCCCATCGGGATCGCCAACAACATCGCGTTCTTGGTGCTGTTCTGGGGAAGCGGGCTCTACGCGGACTCCGGGCTGCAGGTCGTCTACATGGTCCTGGCGGTCTACGGGTGGTGGGCGTGGGTGCGCGGCGGCGAGCAGCACAGCACCCTGAAAGTCGGTCGCACGACCACGAACCAGTGGATCACCCTCGCAGTCACAGGAGTCGCAGGAACCGCTCTACTGCACTGGATCCTCATCAGTTTCACGCAGTCGACGGTGCCGTTCTGGGACGCGATCACGACCGTGCTGTCCCTCCTGGCCACTTGGGGACAGGCGCGCAAGAAGGTCGAGTGCTGGTGGCTGTGGATCGCCGCGGACGTCATCTACGTGCCGCTCTACGCGTACAAGGAGCTGTACCTGACAGCAGTGTTGTACGTGGGGTTCATGGTGCTGTGCGTGATCGGGCTGCGGAACTGGACGAAGGACCTCAAGGACGAGGTGCGCGTGTGA
- a CDS encoding DUF1304 domain-containing protein, protein MQVIANILIALVALIHIYIVVLEMFLWTTPRGQKAFGITAEFAEQSKALAANQGLYNGFLAAGLVYALIRQDFGASVLFTVFVIVAGIYGTFTASRKIFFVQVVPGALALLFVLLAH, encoded by the coding sequence GTGCAGGTCATCGCGAACATCTTGATCGCCCTGGTGGCGCTCATCCACATCTACATCGTGGTCTTGGAGATGTTCCTCTGGACGACTCCGCGCGGGCAGAAGGCGTTCGGCATCACGGCGGAGTTCGCCGAGCAGTCGAAGGCGCTCGCGGCGAACCAGGGCCTCTACAACGGGTTCCTGGCCGCCGGCCTGGTCTACGCGCTCATCCGGCAGGACTTCGGGGCGTCCGTGCTGTTCACCGTGTTCGTGATCGTCGCGGGCATCTACGGCACGTTCACGGCGAGCCGGAAGATCTTCTTCGTGCAGGTGGTGCCGGGCGCGCTGGCGCTGCTCTTCGTGCTGCTCGCTCACTAG
- a CDS encoding MBL fold metallo-hydrolase, with protein MLVIGFPTGALQANCYVLATGEGEPCVIIDPGQDAVEPIEQALRKHRLAPVAVLLTHGHFDHTFSVTPVCDGNDIPAWIHPDDVAMLSDPLKGVSKESRVFFGGNLEMREPSEVRELTDGAELDLARLKITVDHTPGHTGGSVMFRSGVQEGGRLVISGDTLFAGSIGRTDLPGGDHSRMLSSLQDKVLTLPDDTVVLPGHGPTTTIGRERVTNPYLVQLRDAPAAPHRGL; from the coding sequence GTGCTCGTGATCGGGTTCCCGACCGGTGCGCTCCAGGCGAACTGCTACGTCCTGGCGACCGGCGAGGGTGAGCCTTGCGTGATCATCGACCCTGGTCAGGACGCGGTCGAGCCGATCGAGCAGGCACTGCGCAAGCACCGGCTCGCCCCGGTCGCCGTCCTGCTCACGCACGGTCACTTCGACCACACGTTCTCCGTCACGCCCGTCTGCGACGGCAACGACATCCCCGCCTGGATCCACCCCGACGACGTCGCCATGCTCTCCGACCCGTTGAAGGGCGTCTCGAAGGAGTCGCGCGTCTTCTTCGGCGGCAACCTGGAGATGCGCGAGCCGTCGGAGGTCCGCGAGCTGACCGACGGCGCCGAGCTCGACCTCGCCAGGCTGAAGATCACCGTCGACCACACACCGGGCCATACCGGCGGGTCGGTGATGTTCCGCTCCGGCGTGCAGGAAGGCGGTCGCCTCGTGATCTCGGGGGACACGCTCTTCGCCGGTTCCATCGGACGCACCGACCTGCCGGGTGGCGACCACTCGCGCATGCTGTCGTCCCTGCAGGACAAGGTCTTGACCTTGCCCGACGACACGGTGGTGCTGCCCGGCCACGGACCGACGACGACCATTGGCCGCGAGCGCGTGACGAACCCGTATCTGGTTCAGTTGCGAGACGCTCCAGCCGCCCCGCACCGAGGACTGTAG
- a CDS encoding spermidine synthase — MGRQRPEAEAITESIDSGVAELVPEVGSRSSWTLRVNGTPQSHVDLDDPTYLEFEYVRRLGHVVDLVAPARVLHLGGGALTLARYVAATVPRSTQQVAEIDAGLIAFIRRELPPPPRVKITTGDARAVLARTRPGSFDLIVSDCFAGARTPAHLTSVEYVRQASDALAGDGVYAANIGDGNGLQFARSQCATVRAVFEHVCVLAEPGVFRGRRFGNLVIFASHTGLPMQQLTRATASDPFQGRVEHGTGLTKFIGGAPVTTDETATLSPAPPSGLWGT, encoded by the coding sequence GTGGGAAGACAGCGGCCCGAGGCAGAGGCGATCACCGAGTCGATCGACTCCGGCGTCGCCGAACTGGTCCCCGAGGTGGGCTCGCGGAGCTCGTGGACGTTGCGGGTCAACGGAACCCCGCAGTCGCATGTGGACCTCGACGACCCGACCTACCTGGAGTTCGAGTACGTCCGGCGCCTCGGCCACGTGGTCGACCTCGTCGCACCGGCCCGCGTCCTGCACCTCGGCGGCGGCGCGCTGACGCTGGCCCGCTACGTGGCGGCGACCGTGCCGCGCTCGACGCAGCAGGTGGCGGAGATCGACGCGGGCCTGATCGCGTTCATCCGCCGCGAGCTGCCACCGCCACCACGCGTGAAGATCACCACCGGCGACGCCCGCGCGGTGCTGGCCCGCACCCGCCCCGGCTCGTTCGACCTGATCGTCTCGGACTGCTTCGCGGGAGCACGCACACCGGCGCACCTGACGTCGGTGGAGTACGTGCGGCAGGCGTCGGACGCGTTGGCCGGCGACGGCGTCTACGCGGCGAACATCGGTGACGGCAACGGCCTGCAGTTCGCACGTTCGCAATGCGCGACCGTGCGCGCGGTGTTCGAGCATGTGTGCGTGCTCGCCGAACCGGGCGTGTTCCGCGGGCGGCGGTTCGGAAATCTGGTCATCTTCGCTTCGCACACGGGGCTGCCGATGCAGCAGCTGACCCGTGCGACGGCGAGCGACCCGTTCCAGGGCCGGGTGGAGCACGGGACGGGGCTGACGAAGTTCATCGGCGGCGCGCCCGTGACGACGGACGAGACGGCGACGCTGTCGCCGGCGCCGCCATCGGGGCTCTGGGGCACGTAG
- a CDS encoding AAA family ATPase — protein MKEFDHALVLGKFYPPHNGHHHLIETAAARSTRTTVTVLAASTEAIPLAHRVEWLAEHHRYTDGVRVVGDLDDHPMDFDDDHIWSLHVELTKAVLARRAIADGEPHRAPVDVVFSSEKYGDELARRLGAEHVLVDLDRTTHAVSGTAVRTDPVAHWHHLSPATQRGLARRVVVLGAESTGTTTLSKQLAAHFGAPWIPEYGREHTEHKLKAAQAFDATATVDGLVWTLGDFEDVAREQERRLWAETAPLVVADNDAFAATVWGERYLGFRPEVHQGTEPHLYLLTDHLGVPFEQDGWRDGEHLREWMTGLFERELAQRGVPWVKLTENRFATAVTEVERLMRQDVTRGSRSRA, from the coding sequence GTGAAGGAGTTCGACCACGCGTTGGTGCTCGGCAAGTTCTACCCACCGCACAACGGCCACCACCACCTGATCGAGACGGCCGCGGCACGCAGCACGCGCACCACGGTCACGGTGCTCGCGGCGTCCACAGAGGCCATACCGCTCGCACACCGCGTCGAGTGGCTGGCTGAACACCACCGGTATACCGACGGTGTACGCGTTGTCGGCGACTTGGACGACCACCCCATGGACTTCGACGACGACCACATCTGGTCGCTGCACGTCGAGCTCACCAAGGCGGTGCTCGCCCGGCGCGCGATCGCCGACGGGGAACCGCACAGAGCTCCGGTCGACGTCGTGTTCTCCAGCGAGAAGTACGGCGACGAGCTCGCCCGCCGGCTGGGCGCGGAGCACGTGCTCGTGGATCTCGACCGCACCACGCACGCCGTCTCCGGCACCGCCGTGCGCACGGACCCGGTCGCGCACTGGCACCACCTCTCCCCCGCCACGCAACGCGGTCTGGCCCGCCGGGTCGTCGTGCTGGGCGCGGAGAGCACCGGCACGACCACGCTGTCCAAACAGCTGGCGGCGCACTTCGGCGCGCCCTGGATCCCCGAGTACGGCCGGGAGCACACCGAGCACAAGCTCAAAGCCGCGCAAGCGTTTGACGCAACAGCCACTGTGGACGGTTTGGTGTGGACGCTCGGCGACTTCGAGGACGTCGCGCGCGAACAGGAAAGACGACTCTGGGCCGAGACCGCGCCGCTGGTCGTCGCGGACAACGACGCGTTCGCCGCGACCGTCTGGGGAGAGCGCTACCTCGGTTTCCGGCCCGAGGTCCACCAGGGCACCGAGCCGCACCTGTACCTGCTGACCGACCACCTCGGCGTTCCGTTCGAACAGGACGGCTGGCGCGACGGCGAGCACCTCAGGGAGTGGATGACGGGCCTGTTCGAACGCGAGCTCGCCCAGCGCGGCGTCCCGTGGGTGAAGCTGACCGAGAACAGGTTCGCCACGGCCGTCACAGAGGTCGAACGGCTGATGCGGCAGGATGTCACGCGTGGGTCACGGTCACGGGCATAG
- a CDS encoding ABC transporter ATP-binding protein, protein MGRAALAGLRLTWQAGRAGTMTLLVIAALGGAAVPVAAWLGKLLIDEIARGRAADERLALALALGTALVGSCAAVLTYAGTYVGARVQRAVNLHVEDELNRSVNDLVGLRNFENPVFHDRLRLAAQGAQSAPSVLTEFSIELVRKTLTIAGFVGALLAVWPFMGVLLVIAAVPAFFAQLAISRRHAATVETMMNTVRRQSYYRSLITESQAAKEIRLFGLGDLLRARSHEALASSSGAELAVRRRNLVVESGFSLLNAVVAAIGTAVVVVGAVRGTVSIGDVSLFIAAVASLQGAFTSLIMQFGQVTESLKLFRHFVDLAGSAPDLVDGTTEAPELREGIELRDVWFRYDDESPWVLQGVTCTIPAGASVGLVGANGAGKSTLVKLLCRMYDPVRGSIHWDGTDLRELSAATLRRRTAAVFQDFMQYDLTAAENIGVGDLSGLDDRRRIEQAAAVVEIDEKIRSLPQGYRTLLSQSFVDFAAGAGFAGVNFSGGQWQRLAIARSLMRRDADFMIMDEPSSGLDADAEHQLGVTLRTLRAGRTSLLISHRLNTLRDADRIVVLAGGVVAEQGSHDELMTAAGEYARLFRLQASSYQDERVALP, encoded by the coding sequence ATGGGCCGCGCCGCACTCGCCGGGCTGCGGCTCACCTGGCAGGCGGGCCGCGCGGGCACGATGACGCTGCTCGTCATCGCCGCACTCGGCGGCGCGGCGGTGCCCGTGGCGGCCTGGCTGGGCAAGCTGCTGATCGACGAGATCGCCCGCGGCCGGGCCGCCGACGAACGGCTGGCGCTTGCGCTGGCACTGGGCACCGCGCTCGTCGGCAGCTGCGCGGCCGTGCTCACCTACGCCGGCACGTACGTCGGCGCCCGCGTGCAGCGCGCGGTGAACCTGCACGTCGAGGACGAGCTGAACCGCTCGGTGAACGACCTGGTCGGTCTGCGCAACTTCGAGAACCCGGTGTTCCACGACCGGCTGCGGCTGGCCGCCCAGGGTGCGCAGAGCGCGCCGTCCGTGCTCACCGAGTTCAGCATCGAGCTGGTGCGCAAAACGCTCACGATCGCGGGCTTCGTCGGCGCCCTGCTCGCCGTGTGGCCGTTCATGGGCGTCCTGCTGGTGATCGCCGCCGTGCCCGCGTTCTTCGCGCAGCTGGCGATCTCCCGGCGGCACGCGGCGACGGTCGAGACGATGATGAACACCGTCCGCCGGCAGTCCTACTACCGCTCGCTGATCACCGAGAGCCAGGCGGCCAAGGAGATCCGGCTGTTCGGGCTCGGCGACCTGCTCCGCGCGCGTTCCCACGAGGCGCTCGCGTCCTCGTCCGGTGCCGAGCTGGCCGTGCGGCGCAGGAACCTGGTGGTGGAGTCGGGATTCAGCCTCCTCAACGCGGTGGTCGCGGCGATCGGCACCGCGGTCGTCGTCGTGGGTGCGGTGCGCGGCACGGTGTCGATCGGTGACGTGTCGCTGTTCATCGCGGCCGTGGCGTCGCTGCAGGGCGCGTTCACGTCGTTGATCATGCAGTTCGGTCAGGTGACCGAGTCGCTGAAGCTGTTCCGGCACTTCGTCGACCTGGCCGGCAGCGCGCCCGACCTGGTCGACGGCACCACCGAGGCGCCGGAGTTGCGCGAGGGCATCGAGCTGCGCGACGTGTGGTTCCGCTACGACGACGAGTCGCCGTGGGTGTTGCAGGGCGTCACGTGCACGATCCCGGCCGGCGCGTCGGTGGGGCTGGTCGGCGCGAACGGCGCGGGCAAGAGCACGCTCGTGAAGCTGCTGTGCCGGATGTACGACCCGGTGCGCGGCTCGATCCACTGGGACGGCACCGACCTGCGCGAGCTGAGCGCGGCGACGTTGCGCCGGCGGACAGCCGCGGTCTTCCAGGACTTCATGCAGTACGACCTCACGGCCGCCGAGAACATCGGGGTCGGTGACCTCTCCGGCCTGGACGACCGGCGCAGGATCGAGCAGGCCGCCGCGGTGGTGGAGATCGACGAGAAGATCCGCTCGCTGCCGCAGGGCTACCGGACGCTGCTCAGCCAGTCCTTCGTCGACTTCGCGGCCGGCGCGGGCTTCGCCGGGGTGAACTTCTCCGGCGGGCAGTGGCAGCGGCTCGCGATCGCCCGCTCGCTGATGCGCCGCGACGCCGACTTCATGATCATGGACGAGCCCAGCTCCGGCCTGGACGCCGACGCCGAGCACCAGCTCGGCGTGACGCTGCGGACGTTGCGCGCCGGGCGGACGAGCCTGCTGATCTCGCACCGGCTCAACACGCTGCGCGACGCGGACCGGATCGTCGTGCTGGCCGGTGGCGTGGTCGCGGAGCAGGGCTCGCACGACGAGCTGATGACCGCGGCCGGTGAGTACGCGCGGCTGTTCCGCCTGCAGGCGAGCAGCTACCAGGACGAACGGGTGGCGCTGCCGTGA
- a CDS encoding MauE/DoxX family redox-associated membrane protein, which translates to MLYLEICCRIVVGMVFLLAVVGKLRGRAELTAFTESLGSFGLRSAAVRSALAAAVITVEAVAVVLLAVAPAPGLGLAVLVLVAFTGAVVAAKATGREVRCRCFGADG; encoded by the coding sequence GTGCTGTACCTGGAAATCTGCTGCCGCATCGTGGTCGGGATGGTGTTCCTGCTCGCCGTCGTGGGCAAGCTGCGCGGCCGCGCGGAGCTGACCGCCTTCACCGAGTCGCTGGGCAGCTTCGGTCTCCGTTCCGCGGCCGTGCGCTCCGCGCTGGCCGCCGCCGTGATCACCGTCGAGGCCGTCGCGGTGGTGCTGCTGGCCGTGGCGCCCGCGCCGGGGCTGGGCCTCGCCGTGCTGGTGCTCGTGGCGTTCACCGGAGCCGTCGTGGCCGCGAAGGCGACCGGGCGCGAGGTGCGCTGCCGCTGCTTCGGCGCCGACGGCTGA
- a CDS encoding YibE/F family protein: MRTLLTWLLVPLVLATVAGAVLLYPFGHEQRTGAQVGLHQKPVNAVVTGVQDGVCGENCTSVTVKMSDGDANGQSVTIPTLRGPGAPRYQTGDEVVLSYSGSQPQAAESYQIVDYQRGWSLALLAVLFAAAVLLLGRWKGLAALGALLLSFVVLVLFVLPAILAGENPLMVAVVGAGLIMFVVLYLSHGVSARTSTAVLGTLVSLVLIGVLGAVFSWASRLTGLDEDTINLVTVLGTDIDTRGLLLAGTIIGALGVLDDVTVTQTSAVWELRRANEKLTWGELFAAGSRIGRDHMSSVVNTLVMAYAGAALPLLLAISLAGRSMGEILTAQQIAQEIVRTLVGSIGLVAAVPVTTALAALVAVRQEVTPVAAPDPEPEPEPEPEPKTVKRAKPAVEPAAKPAAKPARTRIEGDLYGYDPDKGPWVRPSERAARRAAPARPAPPARRRSSGSP, encoded by the coding sequence GTGAGGACGTTGCTGACGTGGCTGCTGGTGCCGTTGGTGCTGGCGACCGTGGCCGGCGCCGTGCTGCTGTACCCGTTCGGTCACGAACAGCGCACCGGCGCGCAGGTCGGCCTGCACCAGAAGCCGGTCAACGCGGTCGTCACGGGTGTGCAGGACGGGGTGTGCGGCGAGAACTGCACCTCCGTCACCGTGAAGATGTCTGACGGGGACGCGAACGGGCAGAGCGTCACGATCCCGACCCTGCGCGGGCCGGGCGCGCCGCGCTACCAGACCGGTGACGAGGTCGTGCTGTCCTATTCGGGCAGTCAGCCGCAGGCGGCAGAGTCCTACCAGATCGTCGACTACCAGCGCGGCTGGTCGCTCGCGCTGCTGGCGGTGCTGTTCGCGGCCGCCGTGCTGCTGCTCGGCAGGTGGAAGGGGCTCGCGGCGCTGGGTGCGTTGCTGCTGAGCTTCGTGGTGCTGGTGCTGTTCGTGCTGCCGGCGATCCTGGCCGGTGAGAACCCGTTGATGGTCGCGGTCGTCGGCGCCGGGCTGATCATGTTCGTGGTGCTCTACCTGTCGCACGGCGTCTCCGCGAGAACGTCCACGGCGGTGCTGGGCACGTTGGTCAGCCTCGTGCTGATCGGTGTGCTGGGCGCGGTGTTCTCGTGGGCGTCGCGGCTGACCGGCCTCGACGAGGACACGATCAACCTCGTCACGGTGCTGGGCACCGACATCGACACGCGCGGGCTGCTGCTCGCGGGCACGATAATCGGCGCGCTGGGCGTGCTGGACGACGTGACCGTGACGCAGACCAGCGCCGTGTGGGAGCTCCGGCGCGCCAACGAGAAGCTGACCTGGGGCGAGCTCTTCGCCGCCGGGTCGCGGATCGGCCGCGACCACATGTCGTCGGTCGTGAACACGCTCGTCATGGCATACGCGGGCGCGGCGCTGCCGTTGCTGCTCGCGATCTCGCTGGCCGGGCGGTCGATGGGCGAGATCCTGACGGCGCAGCAGATCGCGCAGGAGATCGTGCGCACGCTGGTCGGCAGCATCGGCCTGGTCGCGGCGGTGCCGGTGACCACGGCGCTGGCCGCGCTCGTGGCGGTGCGCCAGGAGGTCACCCCCGTCGCGGCCCCGGATCCCGAGCCGGAACCCGAACCCGAGCCGGAACCCAAGACCGTGAAGCGCGCGAAGCCCGCGGTGGAGCCAGCTGCGAAACCCGCTGCGAAACCCGCGCGCACCCGGATCGAGGGCGACCTCTACGGCTACGACCCCGACAAGGGGCCGTGGGTGCGCCCTAGTGAGCGAGCAGCACGAAGAGCAGCGCCAGCGCGCCCGGCACCACCTGCACGAAGAAGATCTTCCGGCTCGCCGTGA
- a CDS encoding peptidylprolyl isomerase, whose translation MPTNEQRRAAAKRKLERQMVYRQERAKKRRIIAVVSTVVVVALVGGGVWFLSTHDFGNGDAAASETPTDTPPVEIPTEIKAMPKRAQALPEKVSCEYRKDDTTPAAKQVNAPNAADVPATGTVAVTLKTNQGDLPITLDRALAPCAANSFESLVQQGYYNGTPCHRLSTKGLQMLQCGDPSGTGSGHPGYKFDNEVWPELSYGRGYLAMANAGPDKGDPAKGTNGSQFFIVYGSAELSPDYTVFGSIGEPGLKIVDDIARAGDDGSMDPSPGGGKPKKEVKIETATVAK comes from the coding sequence GTGCCCACCAACGAGCAGCGACGCGCGGCAGCCAAGCGCAAGCTTGAGCGTCAGATGGTCTACCGCCAGGAGCGGGCCAAGAAGCGTCGCATCATCGCCGTCGTCTCGACGGTAGTCGTTGTTGCGCTCGTCGGAGGCGGCGTGTGGTTCCTCTCCACGCACGACTTCGGCAACGGTGACGCCGCCGCGTCGGAGACCCCGACCGACACGCCCCCGGTCGAGATCCCGACCGAGATCAAGGCGATGCCCAAGCGGGCGCAGGCGCTCCCCGAGAAGGTCTCCTGCGAGTACCGCAAGGACGACACCACCCCCGCCGCCAAGCAGGTGAACGCGCCGAACGCGGCCGACGTCCCCGCCACGGGCACGGTGGCGGTCACGTTGAAGACGAACCAGGGCGACCTGCCGATCACGCTCGACCGCGCGCTGGCGCCGTGTGCCGCCAACAGCTTCGAGAGCCTCGTGCAGCAGGGCTACTACAACGGCACGCCGTGCCACCGCCTGTCCACCAAGGGCCTGCAGATGCTGCAGTGCGGTGACCCCAGCGGCACCGGCTCCGGCCACCCCGGCTACAAGTTCGACAACGAGGTGTGGCCGGAGCTGTCCTACGGCCGCGGCTACCTCGCGATGGCGAACGCCGGTCCGGACAAGGGCGACCCGGCCAAGGGCACGAACGGCAGCCAGTTCTTCATCGTCTACGGCTCGGCCGAGCTCTCCCCCGACTACACGGTCTTCGGCAGCATCGGCGAGCCCGGCCTGAAGATCGTCGACGACATCGCGCGCGCCGGTGACGACGGCTCGATGGACCCGTCGCCCGGTGGTGGCAAGCCGAAGAAGGAAGTCAAGATCGAGACCGCCACGGTCGCCAAGTAA
- the hisS gene encoding histidine--tRNA ligase, translated as MFSAPKGVPDYIPPTSAAFAHVRSTLTRAAELAGYGYIELPVFEDTALFARGVGESTDVVSKEMYTFADRGDRSITLRPEGTAGVMRAVIEHSLDRGQLPVKLYYAGQFFRAEAPQAGRYRQFHQVGIEAIGVDDPALDAEVIAVGDAGFRALGLTGYRLEITSLGDANCRPAYREKLQAFLSRLPLDEATQQRAQLNPLRVLDDKRPEVRALVAEAPLMVDHLCDACREHYELVKGYLTELGVKFVENPRMVRGLDYYTKTTFEFVHDGLGAQSGIGGGGRYDGLMAQLGGQELSGVGFGLGVDRALLAATAEGVLPEFSRVDVIGVPLGEPARARLVAIAGELRAAGVRVDLVYGGKSMKAGFKAADRSGARLALVLGERDLEAGIIGVKTLATGEQVSVALSDVVEAVRTAL; from the coding sequence GTGTTTTCCGCTCCCAAAGGCGTTCCCGACTACATCCCGCCGACCTCCGCCGCGTTCGCGCACGTCCGGTCGACGCTGACCCGTGCCGCCGAGCTCGCGGGCTACGGCTACATCGAGCTGCCCGTCTTCGAGGACACCGCGCTGTTCGCGCGTGGCGTCGGCGAGTCGACCGACGTGGTGTCGAAGGAGATGTACACCTTCGCCGACCGCGGCGACCGCTCCATCACGCTGCGCCCCGAGGGCACCGCGGGCGTGATGCGGGCCGTGATCGAGCACAGCCTCGACCGCGGCCAGCTGCCGGTGAAGCTCTACTACGCGGGCCAGTTCTTCCGCGCGGAGGCCCCGCAGGCCGGCCGGTACCGGCAGTTCCACCAGGTCGGCATCGAGGCGATCGGCGTGGACGACCCCGCGCTCGACGCCGAGGTGATCGCCGTCGGTGACGCGGGTTTCCGCGCGCTCGGCCTGACCGGCTACCGCCTGGAGATCACCTCGCTGGGCGATGCGAACTGCCGTCCGGCATACCGCGAGAAGCTGCAGGCGTTCCTGTCGCGGTTGCCGCTGGACGAGGCGACCCAGCAGCGCGCCCAGCTGAACCCGTTGCGCGTGCTCGACGACAAACGGCCCGAGGTGCGCGCTCTGGTCGCCGAGGCGCCGCTGATGGTGGACCACCTGTGCGACGCGTGCCGCGAGCACTACGAGCTCGTGAAGGGCTACCTGACCGAGCTGGGCGTGAAGTTCGTCGAGAACCCGCGCATGGTCCGCGGCCTCGACTACTACACGAAGACGACGTTCGAGTTCGTGCACGACGGCCTGGGCGCGCAGTCGGGCATCGGCGGCGGCGGTCGTTACGACGGCCTGATGGCGCAGCTCGGCGGCCAGGAGCTCTCCGGCGTCGGCTTCGGCCTGGGCGTGGACCGCGCGCTGCTGGCGGCCACCGCCGAGGGCGTGCTGCCGGAGTTCAGCCGGGTCGACGTGATCGGCGTGCCGCTCGGTGAGCCGGCGCGGGCCCGCCTGGTCGCGATCGCGGGCGAGCTGCGTGCCGCGGGGGTGCGGGTCGACCTCGTCTACGGCGGCAAGTCGATGAAGGCCGGTTTCAAGGCCGCGGACAGGTCGGGTGCGCGGTTGGCGTTGGTGCTGGGCGAGCGCGACCTGGAGGCGGGCATCATCGGCGTGAAGACGTTGGCGACGGGCGAGCAGGTGTCCGTGGCGCTGAGCGACGTGGTCGAGGCGGTGCGGACAGCCCTGTGA